The following are encoded in a window of Lichenicola cladoniae genomic DNA:
- a CDS encoding 3'(2'),5'-bisphosphate nucleotidase CysQ family protein, whose protein sequence is MNPLRTANAVPTDDEALLALAAELAGQAARIILDIRSRGFETLIKDDASPVTEADHQAETLILAGLRAGSSIPVIAEEEAAAGLVTEPGPEFWLVDPLDGTREFASGRDDFTVNIGLVRNGLVVLGAVALPAYGELYLGRVGHGATRRDRDGEVAIHVRPPPEAGLSVLASRHYADDPRLLEYLGHQRIATIGNIGSAAKFVRVAEGRADLYPRLGRTMEWDTAAPQAVVEAAGGSVTLFEGGPLRYGKPGWENPFFICRGGVSGISDD, encoded by the coding sequence ATGAACCCTCTCCGAACTGCGAACGCCGTGCCGACCGACGACGAGGCATTGCTGGCCCTGGCGGCCGAGCTCGCCGGGCAGGCCGCCCGGATCATCCTGGACATACGCAGCCGCGGGTTCGAGACGCTGATCAAGGACGATGCCTCCCCCGTCACCGAGGCCGACCACCAGGCCGAGACGCTGATCCTGGCCGGGCTCAGGGCCGGCTCCAGCATCCCGGTCATCGCCGAGGAGGAAGCGGCGGCAGGCCTCGTGACCGAGCCCGGGCCGGAATTCTGGCTGGTCGACCCGCTCGACGGCACACGCGAATTCGCGTCCGGACGCGATGACTTCACCGTCAATATCGGACTGGTGCGGAACGGCCTCGTCGTACTCGGCGCCGTGGCCTTGCCGGCCTATGGCGAGCTGTATCTCGGGCGGGTAGGTCATGGCGCCACTCGCCGCGATCGCGATGGCGAGGTGGCGATCCATGTTCGTCCGCCGCCGGAAGCCGGGCTGTCCGTGCTGGCCTCCCGGCACTACGCCGACGACCCGCGGCTCCTCGAATATCTGGGCCATCAGCGGATCGCCACCATCGGCAATATCGGCTCGGCGGCGAAGTTCGTCCGGGTGGCGGAGGGACGAGCCGACCTCTACCCGCGGCTCGGCCGCACCATGGAATGGGACACCGCGGCACCACAGGCGGTGGTCGAGGCGGCCGGCGGCAGCGTCACGCTATTCGAGGGCGGCCCGCTCCGCTATGGCAAGCCCGGCTGGGAAAACCCGTTCTTCATCTGTCGCGGCGGCGTTTCCGGCATCTCGGACGACTGA
- a CDS encoding leucyl aminopeptidase: protein MLDIDFHAATLPEKGALVLLVPEDGERPALYLQADEATQGAVSRGLEAAEFSFGKGKSCVLPGPGAGLSRIVVIGLGKRSELDVSAAEAAGSAAWNALKTSTIGALGIDGLAPELAAHAALGAVLASYRFGLYRTTQKPEEKPRLAHLSVLASSLDSVQAAWPELAAIAHGVFITRDLVSEPANILTPAVFADRIAALSSLGLEIEIFDPEQMAELGFGALLGVAMGSDLPARMAVMRWNGAPENQEPPIAFVGKGVTFDSGGISIKPAGGMEDMKWDMAGAGTVVGLMAALAGRKARVNAVGLVGLVENMLSGRAMRPGDVVKSASGQTIEVLNTDAEGRLVLADVLWYAQDRFKPRAMVNLATLTGAIIVALGHEHAGLFSNNDELSVRLAEAGLAVSEKVWRMPMGEPYDKSLRSDIADMKNIGGRPGGSITAAQFLKRFVGDVPWAHLDIAGTAWSSKDAPGVPKGATAFGVRLLDRLVAAHYED from the coding sequence ATGCTGGATATAGATTTTCACGCTGCCACGTTGCCCGAGAAGGGTGCCCTCGTTCTTCTGGTGCCCGAGGATGGCGAGCGGCCGGCGCTGTATCTGCAGGCGGACGAAGCGACCCAGGGCGCCGTCTCCCGCGGTCTCGAGGCGGCCGAGTTCAGCTTCGGCAAGGGCAAGAGCTGCGTTCTGCCGGGGCCTGGCGCCGGCCTGTCGCGCATCGTGGTGATCGGCCTCGGCAAGCGCAGCGAGCTCGACGTCTCGGCGGCGGAAGCGGCCGGCAGTGCTGCCTGGAACGCCCTCAAGACAAGCACCATCGGCGCCCTGGGTATCGACGGGCTCGCCCCCGAACTTGCGGCGCATGCGGCGCTTGGGGCAGTGCTGGCGAGCTACCGGTTCGGGCTGTACCGGACCACGCAGAAGCCCGAGGAGAAGCCGCGCCTCGCCCACCTGTCGGTGCTGGCCTCCTCGCTGGACAGCGTGCAGGCGGCCTGGCCGGAACTGGCCGCGATCGCACACGGCGTGTTCATCACCCGCGACCTGGTCAGCGAGCCGGCGAACATCCTGACCCCGGCGGTATTCGCGGACCGGATCGCCGCCCTGTCCTCGCTCGGCCTCGAGATCGAGATATTCGACCCGGAGCAGATGGCCGAGCTCGGGTTCGGCGCGCTGCTCGGCGTGGCCATGGGCAGCGACCTGCCGGCGCGCATGGCGGTGATGCGCTGGAACGGCGCTCCGGAGAACCAGGAGCCGCCGATCGCCTTCGTCGGCAAGGGCGTGACGTTCGACTCCGGCGGCATCAGCATCAAGCCGGCTGGCGGCATGGAAGACATGAAGTGGGACATGGCCGGCGCCGGCACGGTGGTCGGGCTGATGGCGGCCCTCGCCGGCCGCAAGGCGCGGGTGAATGCGGTCGGGCTGGTCGGCCTGGTCGAGAACATGCTGTCCGGCCGTGCGATGCGGCCTGGCGACGTGGTGAAGAGCGCCTCCGGCCAGACCATCGAGGTGCTGAACACCGACGCCGAAGGCCGGCTGGTCCTGGCCGACGTGCTCTGGTACGCGCAGGACCGCTTCAAGCCGCGCGCGATGGTCAACCTGGCGACGCTGACCGGTGCGATCATCGTGGCACTCGGCCATGAGCATGCAGGCCTGTTCAGCAACAACGACGAACTCTCGGTGCGGCTGGCCGAGGCCGGCCTGGCGGTTTCCGAGAAGGTGTGGCGCATGCCGATGGGCGAGCCGTACGACAAGAGCCTGCGCTCCGACATCGCCGACATGAAGAACATCGGTGGCCGTCCGGGCGGTTCGATCACTGCGGCGCAGTTCCTGAAGCGCTTCGTCGGCGATGTGCCCTGGGCGCATCTCGACATTGCCGGCACCGCCTGGTCGTCGAAGGACGCGCCGGGGGTGCCGAAGGGCGCCACCGCGTTCGGCGTGCGCCTGCTCGATCGGCTGGTCGCCGCGCATTACGAGGACTGA
- a CDS encoding histidine phosphatase family protein, which produces MTFRVALLRHPPVRALPNRCYGRADLTLLDGWEATLPSYLTALAGMRPSMVRTSPLSRCLLPAQALAGLLAIPVHVDPRLIELDFGEWDGLDWDDVPRASLDLWAADPMGFAAPGGESGVMLVRRVEAVCADILADARDCVIVSHGGPLRLLGPMLRREVPSLLAPAPAMGRLEFVSVTGRQAATFDDLAR; this is translated from the coding sequence GTGACGTTCCGGGTGGCGCTGCTGCGTCACCCGCCGGTGCGTGCGCTCCCGAACCGCTGTTACGGTCGCGCGGACCTGACGTTGCTGGACGGGTGGGAGGCGACCTTGCCGTCTTACCTGACGGCTCTGGCGGGCATGCGGCCATCGATGGTACGGACCAGTCCGCTGTCGCGCTGCCTGTTGCCGGCGCAGGCACTGGCCGGGCTGCTGGCTATTCCGGTCCATGTCGATCCGCGCCTGATCGAACTCGATTTCGGCGAGTGGGACGGCCTCGACTGGGACGATGTTCCACGCGCCTCGCTCGATCTCTGGGCCGCCGACCCTATGGGTTTTGCGGCACCCGGTGGCGAGAGTGGTGTCATGCTGGTCCGTCGCGTCGAGGCGGTGTGTGCAGATATCCTGGCGGACGCGCGTGACTGTGTCATCGTTTCGCACGGTGGCCCGTTGCGCCTGCTCGGGCCGATGTTGCGCCGAGAGGTGCCGAGCCTTCTGGCACCGGCGCCAGCGATGGGACGACTTGAGTTCGTGTCGGTAACGGGTCGGCAAGCAGCGACATTTGATGATCTCGCGCGATGA
- a CDS encoding substrate-binding domain-containing protein, giving the protein MSRPRTLLASVSLIAACALMVAAPQGAAQAAEKTINIILVDHGQAADPFHNVIKRGAQDAAKQMGVHLEIRQPQNFDMTQMANLITAAVNQRPDGLVTTVPDADALSGPIGRAVAQGIPVITTNGTPANGHKVGALLNVGQDEVEAGRAAGKAMAAAGGKKALCVNQEVGNVALDQRCQGFAAGFGGSVKVVPVDTDPATTKSKIEAALRSDSSVDSIIGLNAVLVGEPAVAAVAEGGFASRVKVACFDLSPGFLDDIAKGKALFTVDQQPYLQGYLPVLFLAQKARYGLIPSGDVATGPNLIRKDDAGRVIDLSSQSIR; this is encoded by the coding sequence ATGAGCCGACCGAGAACTCTTCTGGCATCGGTATCGCTGATTGCCGCCTGCGCCCTCATGGTCGCCGCGCCGCAAGGAGCCGCACAGGCAGCGGAAAAGACCATCAACATCATCCTGGTCGATCACGGGCAGGCTGCCGATCCGTTCCACAACGTCATCAAGCGCGGCGCGCAGGATGCGGCGAAGCAGATGGGCGTGCACCTGGAGATCCGGCAGCCGCAGAATTTCGACATGACCCAGATGGCCAATCTGATCACCGCGGCCGTCAACCAGCGTCCGGACGGCCTGGTCACCACCGTTCCGGATGCGGACGCGCTGTCCGGCCCGATCGGACGCGCAGTCGCGCAAGGCATTCCGGTCATCACCACCAACGGAACCCCCGCCAATGGTCACAAGGTCGGTGCCCTTCTCAATGTCGGGCAGGACGAGGTCGAGGCCGGACGCGCCGCCGGCAAGGCCATGGCCGCGGCTGGCGGCAAGAAGGCGTTGTGCGTCAACCAGGAGGTCGGCAACGTAGCCCTCGACCAGCGCTGCCAGGGCTTCGCCGCGGGCTTCGGCGGTTCCGTGAAGGTGGTGCCGGTCGACACCGATCCCGCCACCACCAAATCCAAGATCGAGGCGGCGCTTCGCTCGGATTCATCAGTGGACAGCATCATCGGATTGAACGCCGTGCTGGTCGGCGAGCCGGCGGTGGCAGCGGTTGCCGAAGGCGGCTTCGCGAGCCGCGTCAAGGTCGCCTGCTTCGACCTGTCACCCGGCTTCCTGGACGACATTGCCAAAGGCAAGGCGTTGTTCACGGTGGATCAGCAGCCGTATCTGCAAGGCTACCTGCCGGTACTTTTCCTGGCGCAGAAGGCGCGCTACGGCCTGATCCCAAGTGGCGACGTCGCGACAGGCCCGAACCTGATCCGCAAGGACGACGCCGGCAGGGTCATCGACCTCTCCAGCCAGTCGATCCGCTGA
- a CDS encoding alpha/beta hydrolase fold domain-containing protein, which yields MQKFIAAPLNPAWNNQFSTGAEWRKFADHQAIKINAGIPDMMQRMNVKMERSTIDGVRVYTITPNEIAPENRNRVLIHEHGGCYVLFPGETGATEAIMMAGFGHIKVIMPDYRMPPEAYFPAPIDDGITVYKSLLKTMSPKNIGIFGTSAGGALTLEITLRAKQLGLPLPGALGSGTPMSDATMVGDSFYTNKLVDNVLVSPTGFCQAATVVYAKGHDLKDPLLSPVYGDMHGFPPTILTTGTRDLLLSNTVRVHRALHRAGVEADLEVYEGQSHAQYQFDDRVPEAKEAFTEIGAFFDKHLGK from the coding sequence ATGCAGAAGTTCATCGCGGCTCCGCTCAACCCCGCCTGGAACAACCAGTTCAGCACCGGCGCCGAGTGGCGCAAGTTCGCCGATCATCAGGCCATCAAGATCAACGCCGGCATTCCGGACATGATGCAGCGGATGAACGTGAAGATGGAGCGTTCGACGATCGACGGCGTCAGGGTCTACACCATTACGCCCAACGAGATCGCGCCCGAGAACCGTAACCGGGTTTTGATCCATGAACATGGTGGCTGCTACGTTCTGTTCCCCGGCGAAACGGGCGCTACCGAGGCCATCATGATGGCCGGGTTCGGCCACATCAAGGTGATCATGCCCGACTACCGCATGCCGCCCGAAGCGTATTTTCCGGCCCCGATCGACGATGGGATCACGGTCTACAAGTCGTTGCTGAAGACGATGAGCCCCAAGAACATCGGCATCTTCGGCACCTCGGCCGGCGGTGCGCTGACGCTGGAAATCACGCTTCGGGCCAAGCAATTGGGGCTTCCGCTACCGGGCGCCCTCGGGTCTGGCACGCCGATGTCCGATGCGACGATGGTCGGCGACAGTTTCTACACCAACAAGCTCGTTGACAACGTTCTTGTCTCGCCCACCGGTTTCTGCCAGGCCGCCACAGTCGTGTATGCGAAAGGGCATGACCTGAAGGACCCGCTCCTATCCCCCGTCTATGGCGACATGCATGGTTTCCCGCCGACAATCCTGACCACCGGCACGCGTGACCTGCTGCTCAGCAACACCGTGCGAGTACATCGCGCGCTGCACCGCGCGGGCGTGGAGGCCGACCTGGAAGTCTATGAAGGTCAGTCGCACGCGCAGTATCAGTTCGACGACCGCGTGCCCGAAGCGAAGGAAGCCTTCACGGAAATCGGGGCGTTCTTCGACAAGCATCTCGGCAAGTAG